A single genomic interval of Amblyraja radiata isolate CabotCenter1 chromosome 33, sAmbRad1.1.pri, whole genome shotgun sequence harbors:
- the ttc12 gene encoding tetratricopeptide repeat protein 12 isoform X2: protein MMADPRQSGPELERFLREVDAITDLVEGIRSDDPAIRDEAFQKADEKLLKCSEESETVEGCKVKVNRTLINKNPSSRAPPQHANLQGEYEMPGNREMCQDNFLSILEKDAEERGKRRQESRKLATALKEKGNAAFQKEDYATAVQYYTKGLEKLRDFQALYTNRAQAYNKLGKYEEAITDCEWALKCDENCVKAYVHMGKANLGLKKYEEARQCYQKIITIDPSREMLVREYINLLELAQKKEEQEKKVMEEFERGNVNTTTAHEVLKKLSSPNKIPFFYLGGVRFLTELMKESTEQTLFRTNGGFSVVNDNEIIRRSLASSEKESCEVELCASVLALWKAVCHENEENQRILITSSDTNELLLNLLCCKESEIHNECLALLSLFLLTEYGRGLLLCNLNLTRLMKILIGFVNYSDETSGSAMNILTNLISEQKFRKHCQNDFAIHVIPSFEILLKNLKLVNKQTLPQCISIIGNLATDKTTSRQIAGREEFWESCLICMDDTMIPSTMAEFRDVLYTLLGLMVNLSIEQCSSIQVKTPAITERCISLLASTDGGILTRTAGLLSHVLPQSEEAVEKAVEAGTVKTMLRFIKSSVFSGSCCL, encoded by the exons ATGATGGCGGATCCGAGACAGTCCGGCCCGGAGCTCGAGCGGTTCCTGCGGGAGGTCGATGCGATCA CCGATCTGGTAGAAGGAATTAGGTCTGATGACCCTGCAATACGAGACGAGGCTTTTCAGAAAGCAGATGAGAAGTTGCTGAAATGTTCTGAAGAATCTGAGACAGTAGAAGGATGCAAAGTAAAGGTGAATCGGACATTGATTAACAAGAACCCTTCCTCTCGTGCTCCACCACAGCATGCTAATCTTCAAGGAGAATAT GAAATGCCGGGGAACAGGGAAATGTGCCAAG ATAATTTCTTATCAATTCTTGAGAAAGACGCAGAGGAGAGAGGAAAAAGAAGACAAGAAAGTCGAAAGCTAGCCACTG CATTAAAAGAGAAGGGAAATGCTGCATTTCAGAAAGAGGACTACGCTACTGCTGTACAGTACTATACCAAAGGCCTGGAAAAACTTAGAGACTTTCAAGCCCTGTACACCAATAGAGCACAG GCTTATAATAAACTGGGAAAATATGAAGAAGCAATCACTGATTGCGAATGGGCCTTAAAG TGCGATGAGAATTGCGTTAAGGCCTATGTCCATATGGGAAAAGCCAACCTAGGTTTAAAGAAATATGAGGAG GCTCGACAGTGTTATCAGAAGATAATCACAATTGATCCAAGTCGGGAGATGCTAGTGAGAG AATATATAAATTTACTGGAACTAGCCCAAAAAAAGGAAGAACAAGAGAAAAAGGTCATGGAAGAATTTGAACGAGGGAATGTGAATACTACAACTGCTCATGAAGTGCTCAAGAAGTTATCCAGTCCTAATAAGATTCCATTCTTCTATCTTGGTGGTGTGAGGTTTCTGACTGAACTGATGAAAGAGA GTACTGAACAGACATTATTCAGAACTAATGGTGGATTCAGTGTTGTCAATGACAATGAGATTATAAGAAG GAGTCTTGCGAGTTCAGAGAAGGAATCATGTGAGGTGGAACTTTGTGCTTCTGTCCTTGCCCTGTGGAAGGCTGTCTGTCATGAAAATG AGGAAAACCAGCGAATACTTATCACATCCTCTGATACAAATGAACTATTACtgaatctgttgtgctgcaaggAAAGTGAGATACATAACGAGTGCCTGGCTCTACTGTCCTTGTTCCTATTGACTGAATATGGCAGAGGTCTCCTGCTATGCAATCTCAATTTAACAAG ATTGATGAAGATCCTGATAGGATTTGTCAATTACTCTGATGAAACCAGTGGCAGCGCCATGAATATCCTCACCAACTTAATTTCAGAGCAAAA GTTTAGAAAACATTGTCAGAATGATTTTGCAATTCACGTAATACCATCATTTGAAATCCTCCTG AAAAACTTGAAATTGGTGAATAAACAGACCCTTCCACAATGTATTTCAATCATAGGGAACTTAGCAACTGACAAGACAACTTCAAGGCAAATAGCAGGGCGAGAGGAATTTTGGGAGTCATGCCTAATTTGCATG GATGACACTATGATACCAAGCACCATGGCAGAGTTCAGAGATGTCCTGTACACCCTTCTGGGCCTGATGGTAAACCTAtccatagaacaatgcagcagcATCCAG GTAAAAACTCCAGCTATTACAGAAAGATGCATCTCTCTACTTGCCAGCACGGATGGTGGGATCCTAACA AGAACAGCGGGGCTTCTGAGTCATGTGCTCCCGCAGTCTGAGGAAGCTGTGGAAAAGGCAGTAGAAGCCGGAACGGTGAAAACAATGCTCAGATTTATAAAA